In one window of Miscanthus floridulus cultivar M001 chromosome 12, ASM1932011v1, whole genome shotgun sequence DNA:
- the LOC136496277 gene encoding protein RKD3-like translates to MPSSVIQQHSHATDPSSSISRRKKCTDDMVWFIHLPMRQAAKALGMSCAMIQRTCRSNGIQRWPSRKIGALDRKILKLEKNMFLPRDRVKRTKMLDEWKKLSRERMDIYCNFMSLI, encoded by the exons ATGCCGTCGTCTGTCATTCAACAGCACAGCCATGCCACAGATCCTTCAAGTAGCATCTCTAGGAGAAAGAAGTGCACCGATGACATGGTATGGTTCATCCACCTGCCTATGCGCCAGGCCGCCAAGGCACTTGGCATGTCTTGCGCGATGATCCAAAGGACTTGTCGCAGCAACGGCATCCAGCGATGGCCTTCCAGGAAG ATTGGCGCTTTGGACCGCAAGATTTTAAAGCTGGAGAAGAACATGTTCCTGCCAAGAGACCGTGTGAAGAGAACCAAGATGCTGGATGAATGGAAAAAGTTGAGCCGTGAAAGGATGGATATCTACTGCAACTTCATGTCGTTGATATAA
- the LOC136495268 gene encoding WAT1-related protein At1g68170-like codes for MAACAGAGPVLGMVVFQILFAGLNIFYKLAVSDGMDLRVLIAYRYLFASAFLAPLAYFLERKNRTKLTWRVLILSFACGLSGGTVAQNLYIAGMKFTSATFASATTNLLPAWTFVIALAFRYERLDIHAFSSQAKVTGTLLGIGGAMLLTFYKGVDITPWHSHLNLVATLAQRHHHHHLDGHVDATATTNYAMGSLLCVSSCFFYALWIVVQAKLSNEYPFHYSSTALMCIMTSLQSAVFALCFDRDASQWRLKFNIRLLSCAYSGIFASGVALVIMAWCVKQRGPLFVSVFSPLMLLMVAVLSSLLLGEKLHLGTALGAVLIVMGLYAVLWGKGREAAAEAAKVSVSDHPATTRDREEDDKQHVSVLVPPVANSI; via the exons ATGGCGGCCTGTGCCGGTGCCGGACCTGTGCTGGGGATGGTCGTGTTCCAGATTCTCTTTGCAGGCCTTAACATCTTTTATAAGCTAGCGGTGTCGGACGGCATGGATCTAAGGGTACTCATCGCCTACCGCTACCTCTTCGCCTCGGCCTTCCTCGCACCGCTCGCCTACTTCCTCGAGAG GAAGAACCGAACAAAGCTGACATGGAGGGTGCTGATTCTGTCGTTCGCGTGTGGCCTCTCAGG GGGCACGGTGGCGCAGAACTTGTACATTGCCGGCATGAAGTTCACCTCGGCCACTTTCGCCTCCGCGACAACGAACCTCCTCCCGGCGTGGACCTTCGTCATCGCCCTCGCCTTCCGCTACGAGAGACTCGACATCCACGCCTTCTCCAGCCAGGCCAAGGTCACGGGGACCTTGCtgggcatcggcggggccatgcTGCTCACCTTCTACAAGGGCGTGGACATCACGCCCTGGCACAGCCACCTGAACCTGGTCGCCACGCTCGCCcagcgccaccaccaccaccacctggaCGGGCACGTGGACGCCACGGCCACCACCAACTACGCCATGGGGTCGCTGCTGTGCGTCAGCAGCTGCTTCTTCTACGCGCTCTGGATCGTCGTGCAGGCGAAGCTGAGCAACGAGTACCCGTTCCACTACTCGAGCACCGCCCTCATGTGCATCATGACCTCGCTGCAGTCTGCCGTGTTCGCGCTCTGCTTCGACAGGGACGCCTCGCAATGGCGACTCAAGTTCAACATCAGGCTGCTCTCCTGCGCATACTCG GGCATTTTCGCGTCGGGCGTCGCGCTGGTGATCATGGCGTGGTGCGTGAAGCAGCGCGGGCCACTGTTCGTGTCCGTGTTCAGCCCGCTGATGCTGCTGATGGTGGCCGTGCTGAGCTCGCTGCTGCTGGGCGAGAAGCTGCACCTCGGCACGGCGTTGGGCGCGGTGCTCATCGTCATGGGACTCTACGCCGTGCTCTGGGGCAAGGGACGCGAGGCGGCGGCCGAGGCGGCCAAGGTCAGCGTCAGCGACCACCCCGCCACCACCAGGGACAGGGAGGAGGACGACAAGCAGCACGTCAGCGTCCTGGTGCCTCCCGTAGCTAACTCCATCTGA